The following coding sequences are from one Triticum aestivum cultivar Chinese Spring chromosome 5A, IWGSC CS RefSeq v2.1, whole genome shotgun sequence window:
- the LOC123107124 gene encoding uncharacterized protein: MGGTPRSSIGHILPGAGFFAVGLWHLFNHIRLFSQRPDSYVAPVWFPVPRARYLEPALVIAGSALEFVMEMFVDHSTFLPFDADGSIPSDRLHNHEHAIICLALVVYAGAAVHLDRARAPGRRALCLLLVSVVFAQELLVFHFHSTDHAGVEGQFHWILQVVVAACLGTSLLGVGFPRSFAVSLARSACIMFHGVWLAVIGAMVWVPSMVPKGCSLVREDGRDTVRCHSKASLHRARALVNLQFGWYLSFITVFVLTVYLYVCSRYPADQAYARLLPKAGEEEEEHDLEARKCGVPRDGGSDVHARGFAPLEMEA, from the coding sequence ATGGGCGGCACGCCGCGGAGCAGCATCGGCCACATCCTGCCCGGCGCCGGCTTCTTCGCCGTCGGCCTGTGGCACCTGTTCAACCACATTAGGCTCTTCTCCCAGCGCCCGGACTCCTACGTCGCGCCGGTCTGGTTCCCCGTGCCGCGCGCGCGCTACCTCGAGCCCGCCCTCGTCATCGCCGGCAGCGCCCTCGAGTTCGTCATGGAGATGTTCGTGGACCACTCCACCTTCCTGCCGTTCGACGCCGACGGCTCCATCCCGTCGGACCGGCTCCACAACCACGAGCACGCCATCATCTGCCTGGCGCTCGTCGTCTACGCGGGCGCCGCCGTCCACCTGGACCGCGCCCGGGCTCCGGGGCGCCGCGCGCTCTGCCTGCTCCTCGTGTCCGTGGTGTTCGCGCAGGAGCTCCTCGTCTTCCACTTCCACTCCACCGACCACGCCGGCGTGGAGGGCCAGTTCCACTGGATCCTGCAGGTGGTCGTCGCCGCCTGCCTCGGCACCTCGCTCCTCGGCGTCGGCTTCCCGCGGAGCTTCGCGGTGAGCCTGGCCCGGTCGGCGTGCATCATGTTCCACGGGGTGTGGCTGGCGGTCATCGGCGCCATGGTGTGGGTGCCGAGCATGGTGCCCAAGGGGTGCTCGCTGGTGCGCGAGGACGGCCGCGACACGGTGCGCTGCCATAGCAAGGCCAGCCTTCACCGCGCCAGGGCGCTCGTGAACCTGCAGTTCGGGTGGTACCTGTCCTTCATCACCGTGTTCGTCCTCACGGTCTACCTCTACGTGTGCAGCAGATACCCCGCCGACCAAGCATACGCGCGGCTCCTCCCGaaagccggcgaggaggaggaggagcatgaccTAGAGGCGCGCAAGTGCGGGGTGCCGCGTGACGGCGGCAGCGACGTGCATGCGCGTGGCTTCGCGCCACTGGAAATGGAGGCGTAA